GGACGTGGTGTTCAACGATGTGAGCGCCCTGCCCGCCCCGCTCCTGGGCACCGACACGCAGGACCGCGACGACGCCGAGCACGAGCTGACCTGGGGGCCGCCCCAGACGCTGCCGACCCGGCTGCTCGCCTTCACGTACCGGACAGCGCCCCAGCTCCACATCTCCCTGTGGGCCGCCCCCACGCTCTTCGCCCCCGAGGAGGCGGAGGGTTTCCTCTCCGGACTGGTCCGGCTCCTGGAGGCGGCCGCCGCCGGGGACGTGCCGATGGAGGCGCTGTCCGGGGTGACGGGAGTCCTTCCCTCCGAGCGCGGGCCCACGTGGCTGCGTGTGGACGGCTGCTGGGTCTCGCCCGACGCCGTGCGCGAGGCCCTCGGCCGGGCGGTGGGCGGACTGCCGGTGCGGGTGGCCGAGGAGCCCCGACCGGACGGGACAGCGGACGGCACCGAGGAGGGGGCGGCCGGCGCGGAACCGCGCCTCACGGCGTACATCGCCCGCGGTGACACCTCATTGACGCCCGGGGAAGCCCACCGGGCGCTGACCGCCCTCATCCCGGCCGCCGGTTCGGGGGTCCTGGCCCCCCACCGCTACGTGCTCGTCGAGCACCCGCCGACCGAGCCGGACCGGAGCGACGCATGGCGTCGACTGGAGATCATCGAGGAAGGGACCGGCAGAAGCCGGCAGGTGTGACATGAGCGTTGACGACACGACCCTCCCGAAGCAGCCGGACACGCTGCCCAGTCCCTGGCGGTCGACCCGGTTCCGGCTGTTCTTCACGGCCCGCAGCGCGTCGCTGCTGGCCGACGGCATGCTGATGGTCTCCCTGACCACGGCGGTGCTGGGGGCGGGCCACGGGGCGAGCGGTGTCGGGTACGCGCTGGCGGCGTGGATGACCCCGATCGTCGTACTGGTGCTGTTCGGCGGGGTGCTGGCCGACCGCTTCACGCCTCAGCTGATGATGATCTGCGCGGACGTGGCGCGCATGCTGGCCATGCTCACGCTGGCCACTCTGCTCTTCTCCTCCGACAGCGTCCCCCTGTGGCAGATCATGGGGCTGATGGCGCTGAGCGGGGCCGCGACGGCGATGTTCCAGCCCGGGATGGCGAGCATGGTCCCCCGGGTCGCGGAGGACATCCAGAAGGCCAACGCGCTGCTGCGCATATCCGAGGCCCTGAGCACGCTGCTCGGCCCCGGTCTGGCGGGCATCCTGGTCGCGTACTGGCAGGTGTCGGGCTCGTACGTGGTCATCGCGGCGGCGTACGCGCTCAGCGCCCTGGTCCTGCTGCCCCTGCGGAAGCTTCACACGCAACGCGACGAGGGCGACGCCCCGATGTGGCGCAGGCTCGCCACGGGCTGGCAGGAGTTCCGGTCCCGCCAGTGGCTGTGGGGCGTCATCGCGGTCTGGTCCGTCTACGGCCTGTTCGTGTTCGGCCCCGCGCTGCCGCTCGGCGCGGCGCTGATGATCGAGCAGCACGGGGCGAGCGGATACGGCTGGATCGCCTCGGCGGACGGCGCCGGGACGATCATCGGCGGCCTGATCGGCATGCGGGTCCGCCCGCGCCGCCCCCTGGTGGCCGGGGCCCTGGCCATGCTCTGCTTCGCGCTGAATCCTCTGGCCCCGGCGCTCGAATGGTCCTTCGCGGCCACGGCGATCGCCCACGTGATCGCGGGCTACGGCTTCGCGTTCTGGGGGGTGATGTGGGCGACGAGCGTCCAGTCGCACATCCCGCTGACGGTCCTGAGCCGCGTCTCCGCGTACGACGTCGCCGGCTCCATCATGGTCATCCCGCTCGGCCGCGCGCTGGCGGGCCCGGCGGCGGACGCGTTCGGCGCGAACGAGGTGCTGATCTTCTCGTCGGTGATGTCGTTCG
The nucleotide sequence above comes from Streptomyces sp. NBC_01116. Encoded proteins:
- a CDS encoding MFS transporter is translated as MSVDDTTLPKQPDTLPSPWRSTRFRLFFTARSASLLADGMLMVSLTTAVLGAGHGASGVGYALAAWMTPIVVLVLFGGVLADRFTPQLMMICADVARMLAMLTLATLLFSSDSVPLWQIMGLMALSGAATAMFQPGMASMVPRVAEDIQKANALLRISEALSTLLGPGLAGILVAYWQVSGSYVVIAAAYALSALVLLPLRKLHTQRDEGDAPMWRRLATGWQEFRSRQWLWGVIAVWSVYGLFVFGPALPLGAALMIEQHGASGYGWIASADGAGTIIGGLIGMRVRPRRPLVAGALAMLCFALNPLAPALEWSFAATAIAHVIAGYGFAFWGVMWATSVQSHIPLTVLSRVSAYDVAGSIMVIPLGRALAGPAADAFGANEVLIFSSVMSFALLAVMLSVPAIRALRRAPEGVLRKAEGEPAV